The Cellulomonas flavigena DSM 20109 DNA segment ACCGGTGGAAGGCCGACTTCCTCCTCGTCAACCCGCTGCACGCGGCCGAGCCGGTCGAGCCGCTCACGCCCAGCCCGTACCTGCCCACCACGCGGCGCTTCGTCAACCCGCTGTACGTCCGGGTCGAGGACGTGCCCGAGACGGCCTACCTGTCGGCCGCAGACCGCGCCCTCGTCGAGTGGGCCGCGGAACCCGTCCTGGGTCTCGCGGCGGAACCCGGGCCGATCGACCGCGACGTCGCCTGGGCCGCCAAGCGCGCCGCTCTCGAGGTCGTGCACGCGCACCCGCTCGCGCCGGCGCGGCAGGCGGCCTTCGACGCGTACGTCGAGGAGGAGGGCGAGGGGCTGCGCGAGTTCGCGCTGTGGTGCGCGCTCGTCGAGCGGCACGGCCCGCCCGCGGGATGGTCCGACGAGCTGCACGACCCGCTGTCCGACGCGGTCGCCGCGGCCGCCGTCGAGCTGGCCGACCGGGTCGCGTTCTGGTCGTGGCTGCAGTGGGTGGCCGACGAGCAGCTCGAGCACGCGCAGCGCGTGGCACGGGACAGCGGCATGGCGCTGGGGATCATGCACGACCTCGCCGTGGGCGTGCACCCCGAGGGCGCCGACGCGTGGGCGCTGCGGGACGTGCTCGCGACGGGCGCCTCGGTCGGCGCCCCGCCGGACATGTACAACCAGCAGGGCCAGGACTGGTCGCAGCCGCCGTGGCACCCGGACGCGCTCGCGCGCGCGGCGTACCGGCCGTACCGCGACATGCTGCGCACCGTGCTGCGGCACGCCGGTGCGATCCGCATCGACCACGTCATCGGGCTGTTCCGGCTGTGGTGGGTGCCGGTCGGCAACGGCGCCAAGGACGGCGCGTACGTGCGCTACGACCACGAGGCGCTCGTCGGCATCCTCGCGCTGGAGGCGCACCGCGCCGGCGCCGTCGTCATCGGCGAGGACCTCGGCACCGTCGAGCCGTGGGTCCGCGACTACCTGGACGACCGAGGGATCCTCGGCACGTCCGTGCTGTGGTTCGAGCAGGAGCACGACGGCCGCCCCCGGCCTCCCGAGTCCTACCGGCACCGCGCGCTCGCGACCGTCACGACGCACGACCTGCCGCCCACCGCGGGCTACCTGGCCGGTGAGCACGTCGCGCTGCGCGACAGGCTGGGCCTGCTCACCGAGCCGGTCGCCACGGTCCGCGCGCACGCAGCCGCCGAGCGTGAGCGCATGCTCGACGCGCTGCGCGAGCGCGGCCTGCTGGGCCACGACCCGTCGGAGCGCGAGATCGTCGAGGCGCTGCACCGCTGGGTCCGTGCCACGCCCGCCGTGCTGCTCGGCGTCTCGCTCGCCGACGCGGTGGGGGAGCGGCGCGCGCAGAACCAGCCGGGCACGGACCAGGAGTACCCGAACTGGAAGGTGCCGCTCGCCGACGGCACCGGGCGTCCGGTGCTGCTCGACGACCTGTTCACGCACGCGCGTGCGCAGTCGCTCGCCGACGCCATGGGGTCGTGACCCGCCCGAGCACGCCCTTGCGACGCGTCCGGGTCGTCGGGACGACGGGTTCGGGCAAGACGACCTTCGCGCGGCGGCTCGCCGGCGTGCTGGGGGTCCCGCACGTCGAGCTCGACGAGGTGTTCTGGGGGCCGGGCTGGGTCAAGCGCGATCCCGACGAGGCGCTCGCCGACGTGCGGGCACGTACCGCCGGTCCGGGGTGGGTCACGGACGGGAACTGGGACTCGC contains these protein-coding regions:
- the malQ gene encoding 4-alpha-glucanotransferase yields the protein MPETTRHEDLWRLAAAYDVVPRYQGHDGDEHEASDETVVRVLAALGVDASSPERVELALAHVENMPWRRVLPPVVVLREGAAVQVPVHVTHGDPVDVWLELDAEAGGGRREVTQVDVVVEPRTVDGRLVGRATFELPTDLPLGWHEIRADGPSAHAHSPVVVTPHRLELPERLREGGVWGLMPQLYSVRSRRSWGVGDLADLAELGWLAAHRWKADFLLVNPLHAAEPVEPLTPSPYLPTTRRFVNPLYVRVEDVPETAYLSAADRALVEWAAEPVLGLAAEPGPIDRDVAWAAKRAALEVVHAHPLAPARQAAFDAYVEEEGEGLREFALWCALVERHGPPAGWSDELHDPLSDAVAAAAVELADRVAFWSWLQWVADEQLEHAQRVARDSGMALGIMHDLAVGVHPEGADAWALRDVLATGASVGAPPDMYNQQGQDWSQPPWHPDALARAAYRPYRDMLRTVLRHAGAIRIDHVIGLFRLWWVPVGNGAKDGAYVRYDHEALVGILALEAHRAGAVVIGEDLGTVEPWVRDYLDDRGILGTSVLWFEQEHDGRPRPPESYRHRALATVTTHDLPPTAGYLAGEHVALRDRLGLLTEPVATVRAHAAAERERMLDALRERGLLGHDPSEREIVEALHRWVRATPAVLLGVSLADAVGERRAQNQPGTDQEYPNWKVPLADGTGRPVLLDDLFTHARAQSLADAMGS